One Algibacter sp. L3A6 genomic region harbors:
- a CDS encoding bile acid:sodium symporter family protein: MQELDDVKINFDSNGLWVLNIALAVVMFGVSLGISLNDFKILFKQPKAVLVGVLSQFVLLPFITFCVVYIVKPQPSIALGMMMVAACPGGNISNFMTHLAKGNTALSISLTAFATFAAVFMTPFNFQFYGNLYPPTAQILKNVALNPFDLIQLVLIILGVPLILGMLLRHYRTDFAVKLYKLLKPLSIVIFAAIVVIAFSKNIDVFNDYIHHVLILGIGHNILAILLGFLLAKAFKLSFVDQKTLAIETGIQNSGLGLLLIFSFFNGLGGMAILAAFWGIWHIISGLLLATYWSKK; encoded by the coding sequence ATGCAAGAACTTGATGATGTAAAAATCAACTTTGATAGTAATGGGCTATGGGTTTTAAACATCGCGTTAGCTGTTGTTATGTTTGGAGTTTCATTGGGGATTAGTTTAAACGATTTTAAAATTTTATTTAAGCAACCTAAAGCCGTTTTAGTTGGTGTTTTAAGTCAGTTTGTATTATTACCTTTCATTACTTTTTGTGTTGTTTATATTGTGAAACCCCAACCAAGCATTGCTTTAGGTATGATGATGGTGGCCGCTTGTCCTGGTGGAAATATTTCTAATTTCATGACGCATTTAGCCAAAGGAAATACGGCGCTTTCCATAAGTTTAACTGCATTTGCAACCTTTGCAGCTGTTTTTATGACACCTTTTAACTTTCAGTTTTATGGAAATTTGTATCCTCCAACGGCGCAAATTTTAAAAAATGTGGCACTAAATCCATTCGATTTAATACAATTAGTTTTAATAATACTTGGAGTTCCTTTAATTTTGGGGATGTTATTACGCCATTACAGAACGGACTTTGCTGTTAAGCTGTATAAACTGCTAAAACCATTATCTATTGTTATTTTTGCGGCTATTGTTGTTATTGCGTTTTCTAAAAACATAGATGTGTTTAATGACTATATTCATCATGTTTTAATACTTGGAATAGGACATAATATACTCGCAATTTTACTTGGGTTTTTATTAGCGAAGGCTTTTAAACTGTCCTTTGTGGATCAAAAAACGTTAGCGATAGAAACTGGTATTCAAAATTCAGGATTGGGCTTACTACTGATCTTTTCATTTTTTAATGGGTTAGGAGGAATGGCTATTTTAGCTGCGTTTTGGGGAATATGGCATATTATTTCAGGACTACTATTGGCCACGTATTGGTCTAAAAAGTAA
- a CDS encoding 2-isopropylmalate synthase, translating into MSDNKVQIFDTTLRDGEQVPGCKLNTEQKLIIAEQLDFLGVDIIEAGFPVSSPGDFKSVEEISKIVKNATVCGLTRSVENDIKVAAEALKYAKLPRIHTGIGTSDSHIKFKFKSTQDAIIERAVRAVTYAKSFVEDVEFYAEDAGRTDNEYLARVCEAVIKAGATVLNIPDTTGYCLPSEYGAKIKYLKENVKGIDKAILSCHCHNDLGLATANSIEGVINGARQVECTINGIGERAGNTALEEVVMILKQHPYLNLDTNIKTEMLYGLSQLVSDSMGIYTQPNKAIVGANAFAHSSGIHQDGVIKNRETYEIIDPKDVGVTESAIVLTARSGRAALAYRAKNVGYELTKLQLDVIYTNFLDYADKKKEVVDSDIHKIIESSKIYNEIVSS; encoded by the coding sequence ATGTCTGATAATAAAGTCCAAATTTTCGATACAACACTAAGAGATGGTGAACAAGTCCCTGGGTGTAAACTAAATACCGAGCAAAAATTAATAATAGCCGAACAGCTAGATTTTTTAGGTGTTGATATTATTGAAGCTGGTTTTCCCGTTTCGAGTCCTGGTGATTTTAAGTCGGTTGAAGAAATTTCTAAAATTGTAAAAAACGCGACCGTTTGTGGTTTAACCCGCTCGGTAGAAAATGATATAAAAGTAGCTGCCGAAGCTTTAAAGTATGCTAAATTACCTAGAATACATACAGGTATTGGCACATCGGATTCTCATATAAAATTCAAATTTAAATCTACACAAGATGCCATAATAGAACGTGCCGTTAGAGCCGTTACTTATGCAAAATCTTTTGTGGAAGATGTTGAATTTTATGCTGAAGATGCAGGTAGAACTGATAACGAATATTTAGCACGTGTTTGCGAAGCCGTAATTAAAGCTGGAGCAACGGTATTAAACATACCAGATACTACAGGGTATTGCTTACCTAGTGAATATGGTGCAAAAATTAAATACTTAAAAGAGAACGTAAAAGGTATAGACAAAGCAATTTTATCTTGTCACTGCCATAACGATTTAGGTTTAGCAACAGCAAACTCTATAGAAGGTGTAATTAATGGTGCGCGCCAAGTAGAGTGTACTATTAATGGTATTGGCGAACGTGCTGGTAACACTGCTTTAGAAGAAGTTGTTATGATTTTAAAACAACATCCATACCTTAACTTAGATACCAACATTAAAACAGAAATGCTTTATGGCTTAAGCCAATTGGTTTCAGATAGTATGGGGATTTACACACAACCTAACAAAGCCATTGTTGGTGCTAATGCTTTTGCACACAGCTCAGGAATTCACCAAGATGGTGTGATTAAAAATCGTGAAACTTACGAAATTATCGATCCTAAAGATGTTGGTGTTACAGAATCTGCTATAGTATTAACCGCCCGTAGTGGTCGTGCAGCACTAGCTTACAGAGCCAAAAATGTTGGGTACGAGTTAACAAAACTTCAATTAGACGTGATTTATACAAATTTCTTAGATTACGCCGATAAGAAAAAAGAAGTTGTAGATAGCGATATCCATAAAATAATAGAAAGCAGTAAAATTTATAACGAAATTGTTTCGTCGTAA
- a CDS encoding peptidylprolyl isomerase yields MQDGLYAKFNTTKGEILVALEYKKTPGTVGHFVALAEGNLENKVKPQGTPYYDGLKFHRVIEDFMIQGGCPQGSGAGSPGYKFDDEFHPDLKHDGPGVLSMANAGPGTNGSQFFITHVETAWLDGKHTVFGKVVEGQNIVDAIAQGDLIDTLEIVRVGAEAEAFNGVEAFRTFEGSREAKLAEAKAAGEAELDKLAAGFEKTESGLRYQIIQEGNGAKAEKGKTVSVHYKGQLADGTVFDSSYKRNSPIDFPIGVGQVIPGWDEGISLLKVGDKARLVIPSHLGYGSAGAGGVIPPNATLVFDVELMDVK; encoded by the coding sequence ATGCAAGACGGATTATACGCAAAATTTAATACAACAAAAGGAGAAATTCTAGTTGCTTTAGAGTACAAAAAAACGCCAGGAACAGTTGGGCACTTTGTAGCTTTAGCTGAAGGAAATCTTGAAAACAAAGTAAAACCACAAGGAACACCTTATTACGATGGATTAAAATTCCATAGAGTAATTGAAGATTTTATGATCCAAGGTGGATGTCCACAAGGATCGGGAGCTGGAAGTCCTGGTTATAAATTTGATGATGAGTTTCATCCAGATTTAAAACATGACGGACCAGGAGTATTGTCTATGGCAAATGCAGGACCTGGAACTAATGGAAGTCAGTTTTTTATAACACACGTAGAAACAGCTTGGTTAGATGGTAAGCATACTGTTTTTGGTAAAGTTGTAGAAGGACAAAATATAGTAGATGCTATTGCACAAGGTGATTTAATTGATACCTTAGAGATTGTTAGAGTTGGAGCGGAAGCTGAAGCTTTTAACGGTGTTGAAGCATTTAGAACGTTTGAAGGTTCTCGTGAGGCAAAATTAGCTGAGGCTAAAGCTGCTGGTGAAGCGGAATTGGATAAATTGGCTGCTGGGTTTGAAAAAACTGAAAGTGGTTTACGTTACCAAATTATTCAAGAAGGTAATGGTGCAAAAGCAGAAAAAGGTAAAACGGTTTCTGTACACTATAAAGGCCAATTGGCTGATGGTACTGTTTTCGATTCATCATACAAACGTAATTCACCAATTGATTTTCCAATTGGAGTAGGACAGGTTATTCCAGGATGGGATGAAGGTATTAGCTTATTAAAAGTAGGCGATAAGGCACGTTTAGTAATTCCGAGTCACTTAGGTTACGGTAGTGCTGGTGCAGGTGGTGTTATTCCTCCAAATGCAACATTGGTTTTCGATGTAGAACTTATGGATGTAAAGTAA
- a CDS encoding thioredoxin family protein, translated as MAQTPSNMLPLGTKAPHFSLLDTVSGETLDLNVLNGETGTVIMFICNHCPFVIHVNEELVAIANTYLEKGIKCIAISSNDVVNYPQDSPEKMKLHAETEVYPFPYLYDESQAVAKAYDAACTPDFYVFNGNLELTYRGQLDDSRPGNGVPVTGKDLRHAIDCLVNNTSNNAPQKPSIGCGIKWKKA; from the coding sequence ATGGCTCAAACTCCATCCAACATGCTTCCCTTAGGAACAAAAGCACCTCATTTTTCATTGCTAGATACCGTATCTGGAGAAACTCTAGATCTCAATGTTTTAAACGGTGAAACCGGCACTGTAATTATGTTTATTTGTAACCACTGCCCTTTTGTAATTCATGTAAATGAAGAATTAGTAGCCATAGCTAACACATATTTGGAAAAAGGTATCAAATGTATCGCTATTTCTAGTAATGATGTGGTTAACTATCCACAAGATAGTCCTGAAAAAATGAAGCTTCATGCGGAAACAGAAGTGTATCCTTTTCCTTATTTGTATGATGAAAGTCAAGCTGTAGCAAAAGCTTATGATGCTGCTTGCACACCAGATTTTTATGTATTCAACGGAAATTTAGAATTAACTTATAGAGGGCAATTAGACGATTCTAGACCAGGCAACGGCGTTCCTGTTACTGGTAAAGATTTACGTCACGCTATAGATTGCTTAGTGAATAACACTAGTAATAATGCGCCACAGAAACCAAGTATTGGCTGCGGTATAAAATGGAAAAAGGCTTAA
- a CDS encoding bile acid:sodium symporter family protein has translation MHKIKIDKFVLSIIGVIIFAYFFPQWGVSESKIPIDTISAIGISLIFFFYGLKLSPAKLKAGLKNWKLHVLVQSATFLIFPMLVLALRPLIQNEAQETIWLAFFFLAALPSTVSSSVVMVSMAKGNIPAAIFNASISGIIGVALTPLWMGLFVNDEQTDFDFTAIYIKLIVQIILPVVLGLGLQRYFGAFVQKHSAKLTLFDKSIILLIIYKSFAESFTGNIFSSVSVFDLLLLFVAVLVLFFIVFVLIGLLSRKMNFNKEDQITAQFCGTKKSLVHGTVFSKIIFGNMASIGIVLLPLMLFHASQILIITIIATRLSKRED, from the coding sequence ATGCATAAAATTAAAATTGATAAATTTGTTTTATCTATTATTGGTGTTATAATATTCGCTTATTTTTTCCCGCAATGGGGCGTAAGTGAAAGCAAAATTCCTATCGACACGATTAGTGCGATAGGAATTTCGCTTATATTCTTTTTTTACGGGCTTAAGTTGAGTCCGGCAAAGCTAAAAGCAGGACTTAAAAACTGGAAGCTACATGTGCTAGTGCAAAGTGCTACGTTTTTAATTTTCCCTATGTTAGTGCTTGCTTTGCGTCCTTTAATACAAAATGAGGCTCAAGAAACCATTTGGCTGGCTTTCTTTTTTTTAGCGGCGTTACCATCTACGGTATCATCATCTGTGGTTATGGTGTCTATGGCAAAAGGCAATATACCTGCTGCAATTTTTAACGCTAGTATTTCTGGTATTATTGGTGTTGCTTTAACGCCACTCTGGATGGGGCTTTTTGTTAATGATGAGCAAACCGATTTTGACTTTACGGCTATTTACATTAAACTTATTGTTCAAATTATTTTACCTGTTGTTTTAGGGCTTGGGTTACAGCGCTATTTTGGTGCTTTTGTTCAAAAGCATAGTGCGAAACTTACGCTTTTTGATAAATCTATTATTCTGCTTATTATTTACAAGAGTTTTGCTGAATCTTTTACAGGAAACATATTTAGTTCGGTTTCGGTATTCGATTTGTTATTGCTTTTTGTAGCCGTGTTGGTGTTATTTTTTATTGTTTTTGTTTTGATTGGTTTATTGTCCAGAAAAATGAATTTTAACAAGGAAGACCAGATTACGGCGCAATTTTGCGGCACCAAGAAATCTTTAGTACATGGTACTGTGTTTTCTAAAATTATATTTGGGAATATGGCTTCTATTGGTATTGTTTTATTGCCTTTAATGCTGTTTCATGCGTCGCAAATATTAATTATTACCATAATAGCAACACGATTGTCTAAACGGGAAGATTAG
- the argB gene encoding acetylglutamate kinase, with protein sequence MKEKLSIIKIGGNIIEDETSLQAFLKLFANLKGKKILVHGGGKRATHIASKLGIESQMVNGRRITDAETLEVITMVYGGLVNKNVVAKLQALNTNAIGLTGADINSIQSVKRPVKDIDFGFVGDVESVAHDSIDKLIQADFTPVFCAITHDGNGQLLNTNADTITSQVAIGMSKLYETSIYYCFELNGVLEDINDKNSVVKHIDTNLYQDLLAKGIIADGMLPKLENCFAALKNGVSTINMGNTEMLTQENDNFTKITL encoded by the coding sequence ATGAAAGAAAAATTATCAATCATAAAAATAGGAGGGAACATCATTGAAGATGAAACCTCATTACAAGCTTTTCTAAAGTTGTTTGCTAATTTAAAAGGTAAGAAAATCTTAGTGCATGGTGGCGGTAAACGTGCTACACATATAGCATCAAAATTAGGAATTGAGTCTCAAATGGTAAATGGCAGACGTATTACCGATGCCGAAACTTTAGAGGTGATAACCATGGTTTATGGTGGCTTGGTTAACAAAAATGTTGTTGCCAAACTTCAAGCTTTAAATACCAATGCTATTGGATTAACAGGTGCAGATATTAATAGTATTCAATCGGTTAAACGCCCTGTGAAAGATATTGATTTTGGTTTTGTAGGCGATGTAGAAAGCGTCGCTCACGACTCTATAGATAAATTAATTCAAGCCGATTTTACACCGGTATTTTGTGCTATTACCCACGATGGTAATGGGCAATTATTAAACACAAATGCCGATACTATAACCTCGCAAGTGGCTATTGGAATGAGTAAATTATACGAAACATCTATTTATTATTGTTTCGAATTAAACGGGGTTTTAGAAGACATTAACGACAAAAATTCAGTTGTTAAACATATTGATACCAACCTGTATCAAGATTTGTTAGCAAAAGGTATTATTGCCGATGGTATGCTGCCAAAACTAGAAAACTGCTTTGCTGCTTTGAAAAATGGCGTTAGCACAATAAACATGGGGAATACAGAAATGTTAACCCAAGAAAATGATAATTTCACAAAAATAACTTTATAA
- the leuB gene encoding 3-isopropylmalate dehydrogenase, translated as MKLNIAVLPGDGIGPEVTAQAVKVLKAIAMDFNHIFTFNHGLVGAGAIDKTGNPLPQETVDICKKADAVLFGAIGRTSFDLDPNAKIRPEQGLLGIRKELGLHTNIRPVIAYEDLLSKSSLKVKQIKDVDILIYRELTGGIYFGEHTLSEDGNTATDTCTYSRYEIERIAHAAFKAAQARKKKITLVDKANVLESSRLWRRIVQEIAPQYPDVKLKYMYIDNAAMELIINPRQFDVILTENMFGDILSEEASVIVGSIGLLASASLGDKFAMFEPIHGAYTKAANKGIANPIASILSAAMLLDHFGLDEEANRVREGVDKSLKLHITTPDLNNKYDNISTTKVGDFIEDFINNPDETNLNFTNIHLGQSTII; from the coding sequence ATGAAATTAAATATAGCCGTATTGCCAGGCGATGGAATTGGCCCAGAGGTCACCGCGCAAGCCGTAAAGGTATTAAAAGCCATTGCTATGGATTTTAATCACATATTTACTTTCAACCATGGTTTAGTGGGCGCAGGTGCCATAGACAAAACGGGAAATCCGTTGCCACAAGAAACCGTTGATATCTGTAAAAAAGCAGATGCCGTACTTTTTGGAGCCATTGGCCGTACCTCTTTCGATTTAGATCCTAATGCAAAAATACGCCCAGAACAAGGTTTATTAGGTATTCGTAAAGAATTAGGTTTACATACAAACATACGCCCAGTAATAGCCTACGAAGATTTGTTAAGCAAATCTTCCCTAAAAGTGAAGCAAATTAAAGATGTAGATATCTTAATTTATCGCGAACTTACAGGTGGTATTTATTTTGGAGAACATACGCTAAGCGAAGATGGTAACACAGCAACCGATACTTGTACTTACAGCAGGTACGAAATCGAGCGCATAGCACATGCCGCTTTTAAAGCTGCGCAAGCCAGAAAAAAGAAAATTACACTTGTAGATAAAGCAAACGTTTTAGAAAGCTCACGCCTTTGGAGACGTATCGTGCAAGAAATTGCACCGCAATATCCAGATGTAAAATTAAAATACATGTATATTGATAATGCCGCTATGGAACTCATTATCAACCCAAGACAATTTGATGTTATTTTAACCGAAAATATGTTTGGCGATATCCTTTCCGAAGAAGCCAGCGTTATTGTAGGTTCAATTGGCCTATTGGCATCCGCATCATTAGGCGACAAATTTGCCATGTTCGAGCCTATTCACGGCGCTTACACCAAAGCAGCCAACAAAGGCATTGCAAACCCAATAGCATCCATTTTATCGGCCGCTATGCTGTTAGATCACTTTGGTTTAGACGAAGAAGCTAACCGTGTTCGCGAAGGTGTAGATAAATCATTAAAATTACACATTACAACACCCGATTTAAATAACAAATACGATAACATTAGCACCACCAAGGTTGGAGATTTCATCGAAGATTTCATAAACAATCCCGACGAAACCAATCTAAACTTTACCAACATACATTTAGGGCAATCTACTATTATTTAA
- a CDS encoding YfiT family bacillithiol transferase — translation MTDKELQQLKYPIGQFSCPSNITKEHLAGWISILEHFPNRLEGLVKDLTDQQLDTPYRPEGWTIRQVIHHLSDSHHHSYTRFKWALTEDKPVIKAYFEERWAELIDSKSAPIEMSLEHLRAIHFKLVYLLKTLSEEALQACFIHPETNSEVPLNFNVGNYAWHSNHHYAHIENLIKLKGWI, via the coding sequence ATGACAGATAAAGAACTCCAACAGCTTAAATACCCAATAGGTCAATTTTCTTGCCCTAGCAATATTACTAAAGAACATCTAGCGGGCTGGATTTCTATATTAGAGCACTTTCCTAATAGACTAGAAGGTTTAGTTAAAGACTTAACAGACCAACAGCTAGATACGCCATATAGACCAGAAGGTTGGACTATTAGGCAAGTTATTCATCATTTATCCGATAGTCATCACCATAGTTATACACGTTTTAAATGGGCTTTAACAGAAGATAAGCCAGTAATAAAAGCATATTTTGAAGAGCGTTGGGCGGAATTAATAGATTCTAAATCTGCACCCATAGAAATGTCTTTAGAGCATTTGCGTGCCATACATTTTAAACTGGTGTATTTGTTAAAAACCTTATCGGAAGAAGCTTTGCAAGCTTGTTTTATTCATCCGGAAACAAATAGTGAAGTGCCATTAAACTTTAATGTTGGTAATTACGCTTGGCATAGTAATCACCATTATGCGCACATTGAAAATTTAATAAAACTTAAAGGTTGGATTTAA
- a CDS encoding GNAT family N-acetyltransferase: MIRKATLADTSALLEIYNYYVIHTTVTFDEAALSLNAFTEKLELILKDYPCIVFEDNNEILGFAYGSKFRPKPAYNYTVESTVYVKNGAHGKQIGSKLYTELLEQLKQRNFKSVLGVLTIPNPASVKLHEKFGFTQVAHLKEVGFKFDTWLDVGIFQLKIN, from the coding sequence ATGATAAGAAAAGCAACTCTTGCCGATACTAGCGCGCTTTTAGAAATTTACAATTATTATGTAATACATACTACGGTTACTTTTGATGAAGCGGCTTTATCCTTAAATGCTTTTACCGAAAAGTTAGAACTTATTTTAAAAGATTACCCGTGTATAGTTTTTGAAGACAATAATGAGATTTTAGGTTTTGCTTACGGTAGTAAATTTAGGCCGAAACCAGCCTATAATTATACTGTAGAATCTACAGTATATGTTAAAAACGGAGCGCATGGAAAGCAAATAGGTTCTAAACTATACACCGAACTACTTGAGCAGTTAAAGCAACGTAATTTTAAATCGGTTTTGGGTGTTTTAACCATTCCGAATCCTGCAAGCGTTAAGCTACACGAAAAATTTGGTTTTACTCAGGTGGCACATTTAAAAGAAGTTGGATTTAAGTTTGATACTTGGCTAGATGTAGGCATTTTTCAATTAAAAATTAATTAA
- a CDS encoding tRNA-binding protein: MNQAITFEDFTKVDLRVGTILEVNNFPKARKPAYQLTIDFGDLGIKKTSAQITTLYKKEDLIQKQIVAVVNFPKKQIANFMSECLVVGAVDGKDVVLLNPEHKVKNGTTVS; encoded by the coding sequence ATGAACCAAGCAATAACTTTCGAAGATTTTACAAAAGTGGATTTAAGAGTCGGTACTATTCTGGAGGTGAACAATTTTCCGAAAGCAAGAAAACCAGCTTATCAATTAACCATTGATTTTGGAGATTTAGGCATAAAAAAAACATCGGCACAAATTACCACACTTTATAAAAAAGAAGATTTAATACAGAAGCAAATTGTGGCTGTTGTTAATTTTCCGAAGAAACAAATCGCTAATTTTATGAGTGAATGTTTGGTTGTTGGTGCTGTAGATGGTAAAGATGTTGTATTGTTAAACCCGGAACATAAAGTAAAAAACGGAACAACAGTTTCATAA
- a CDS encoding M20 family metallo-hydrolase, which yields MTQQDLTNDAISLLKKLIETQSFSSEEDPTALHIEDWFKRYNIDFKRTQNNVWAVNKHFDESKSTLLLNSHHDTVKPNSAYTKDPFKAIVEDGKLYGLGSNDAGGCLVSLIATFTHFYNHANLKYNLVIVASAEEESSGPNGLNSMLAVIPHVDVAIVGEPTLMNLAVAEKGLVVFDAVVAGTPSHAAHPNDNNSIYNTIEVLQWFKDFKFEKGSEALGDVKLTVTQINAGSQHNVVPGHVDLVVDVRVNDAYTNTEIAEILQEKAPCTSITPRSLRLNSSCIPMDHDLVKAGIEMGRSTYGSPTLSDQATLTCPSLKLGPGDSTRSHSADEFIHLHEIVEGVDLYIKLLDKVIVK from the coding sequence ATGACGCAGCAAGATTTAACAAATGATGCCATTTCACTTTTAAAAAAGCTGATAGAAACACAGTCTTTTTCTTCGGAAGAAGATCCAACGGCATTACATATAGAAGATTGGTTTAAGCGTTATAATATTGATTTTAAACGTACACAAAATAATGTTTGGGCAGTAAACAAGCATTTTGATGAGAGTAAGTCAACATTGCTTTTAAACTCACATCATGATACCGTAAAACCAAATTCAGCATATACTAAAGATCCTTTTAAAGCCATTGTAGAAGATGGTAAATTGTATGGTTTAGGTAGTAATGACGCTGGAGGATGTTTGGTCTCTTTAATAGCGACGTTTACTCATTTTTACAATCATGCTAATTTAAAATACAATTTGGTTATTGTCGCTTCCGCGGAAGAAGAAAGCAGTGGCCCAAATGGCTTAAACAGTATGTTGGCTGTAATACCTCACGTTGATGTGGCTATTGTAGGTGAACCGACTTTAATGAATTTAGCTGTAGCTGAAAAAGGACTTGTGGTTTTTGATGCTGTTGTAGCTGGAACGCCAAGTCATGCGGCACATCCAAACGATAATAATTCTATTTATAACACCATAGAAGTGTTACAATGGTTTAAAGATTTTAAGTTCGAAAAAGGTTCTGAAGCTTTAGGTGATGTGAAGTTAACGGTAACGCAAATTAATGCAGGTTCTCAGCATAATGTGGTTCCTGGTCATGTCGATTTAGTTGTCGATGTACGTGTAAACGATGCATATACTAATACAGAAATCGCTGAGATTTTACAAGAAAAAGCGCCGTGTACAAGTATTACACCACGTAGTTTACGTTTAAATTCATCTTGTATTCCAATGGATCACGATTTAGTGAAAGCAGGTATCGAAATGGGACGATCTACTTATGGTTCGCCAACATTATCCGATCAAGCCACATTAACGTGCCCATCTTTAAAATTAGGGCCTGGAGATAGTACGCGTTCGCATTCAGCAGATGAATTTATTCATTTACATGAAATAGTAGAAGGTGTCGATTTGTATATTAAATTACTAGATAAGGTTATCGTAAAATAA
- the argH gene encoding argininosuccinate lyase, with the protein MKLWDKGISIDKKIEQFTVGNDREIDIHIAKYDVIASRAHAKMLQKIGIISVEELVDLLRGLKGLEAQIADGTFVINAQFEDVHSKIEFELTKSLGEVGKKIHTARSRNDQVLVACHLYYKDNLSVIKDKTKTLFNTLLDLADTYKDKVLPGYTHLQVAMPSSFGLWFSAYAELMIDDVFLLDAAIKTVDQNPLGSAAGYGSSFPIDRELTTKEMGFATLKYNVVAAQMGRGKNERTIAMALGSLCNTLSRFAMDTCLYMSQNFGFVSFPDELTTGSSIMPHKKNPDVFELIRGKCNKIQALQGEMVLITNNLPSGYHRDYQLLKENMIAAFEELKDILDIFNYSIQQIIVKDVDVNSDLYKYLFTVDNINTLVVEGQSFREAYQKIGGQVQDGTYVPDTSKKHTHAGSIHNLCLDKIRAKFPV; encoded by the coding sequence ATGAAGTTGTGGGATAAAGGTATTTCAATAGATAAAAAAATAGAACAATTTACTGTTGGAAACGATAGAGAAATTGATATTCATATTGCAAAGTACGATGTAATTGCATCGCGTGCACATGCTAAAATGCTTCAAAAAATCGGAATTATTTCTGTTGAAGAGTTAGTCGATTTATTACGTGGTTTAAAAGGGCTAGAAGCTCAAATTGCCGATGGTACTTTTGTTATCAACGCGCAGTTTGAAGATGTACACTCTAAAATTGAATTCGAACTTACCAAATCATTAGGTGAAGTTGGAAAAAAAATACACACAGCACGTTCTAGAAATGATCAGGTTTTAGTGGCGTGCCATTTATATTATAAAGATAATTTGAGTGTTATAAAAGATAAAACTAAAACACTTTTTAATACACTTTTAGATTTAGCTGATACTTATAAAGATAAGGTTTTACCCGGCTATACGCACTTGCAAGTAGCTATGCCATCATCTTTTGGGTTGTGGTTTTCTGCATACGCAGAATTAATGATAGACGACGTGTTTCTATTAGATGCTGCTATAAAAACGGTAGATCAAAATCCGTTAGGTTCGGCTGCAGGTTACGGAAGCTCTTTTCCTATCGATAGAGAATTAACAACTAAAGAAATGGGGTTTGCAACACTTAAATACAATGTGGTTGCAGCACAAATGGGGCGAGGTAAAAACGAACGCACTATTGCTATGGCTTTAGGAAGTTTGTGTAATACACTGTCTCGTTTTGCAATGGACACCTGTTTATATATGAGTCAGAATTTTGGATTTGTTTCTTTTCCAGACGAATTAACAACGGGAAGTAGCATTATGCCACACAAGAAAAACCCGGATGTTTTTGAGTTAATTAGAGGTAAGTGTAATAAAATACAAGCCTTACAAGGTGAAATGGTTTTAATAACCAATAATTTGCCAAGTGGATACCACAGAGATTACCAATTATTGAAGGAAAACATGATTGCTGCTTTCGAAGAATTAAAAGATATCTTGGATATTTTTAACTATTCTATTCAACAAATTATTGTGAAAGACGTTGATGTAAATAGCGATTTGTATAAATACCTTTTCACAGTTGATAATATAAATACTTTGGTTGTAGAAGGACAAAGTTTTAGAGAGGCTTACCAAAAAATTGGCGGGCAGGTACAAGATGGTACTTATGTCCCTGATACCTCTAAAAAGCACACACATGCCGGAAGTATCCATAACTTATGTTTAGATAAAATTCGTGCTAAGTTCCCTGTTTAA